One Nocardiopsis gilva YIM 90087 genomic window, GGGACTCCACCAGGGCGACGTCGTGGCAGCGGGAGACCCGCAGCGAGTGGTCCATGAGCGCCGAATACAGCTCCTCGGTCGACGCCCAGACCCAGCGCGCCGTGCCGCCGGTGTGCTCCTCGTAGTCGGCGATCGCCCCGGAGAGGTGGCCGACCCGCCACAGGCTGCCCTCCCCCGCGTCGCTGGAGCCGACCTCGCGCAGCCTCCCCCCACCGTGTCCGTCCGACACCACCGCTATGCGCATGGCCCCAGTGTGGCCGGGCCGACGGACATTTCCCAGTCTCAGCGCCGGGTGGGGACCACGTTCCGCAGCGGCTCGCCCGCGGCCCAGCGCCGCACCTGGGCGTCGACGAAGCTGCGGGCGCGCGGGTAGAAGGTCGCCGATCCCCCGGCCACGTGCGGTGTGATGGCCACGCCGGGCGCGTCCCACAGCGGGTGGCCGGCGGGCAGCGGCTCGGGGTCGGTGACGTCCAGGGCCGCGCGGATCCGGCCCTTCTCGGCGAGCAGGGCGGCGGTGTCGATCAGGGGGCCGCGTCCCACGTTGACCACGAGCGCGTCGTCGGCGAGCAGCGCGAGCTCCGTGGCTCCGATGATCCCTTCGGTCTCGGGGGTGTGCGGGGCGACCAGCACGACGATGTCGGCCTGCGGCAGCAGCCGGTGCAGGTCGGCCACGCCGTAGACGTCCCGCTCGGGGCGCGCGGTGCGGGCCACGCGGATGACCTCGCACTCGTTGGGCCGCAGCCGCTCCTCGACGGCCGCGCCGATGCTGCCGTAGCCGATGATGAGGACCCGCGATCCGGCCAGCGAGCGCGTGTAGTGCGGATACCACGTGTGCGCCTCCTGGTCGATGGACCATCGGGGCAGTTCACGCTGGGCGGCGAGCATCAGCGCGAGGGCGTGCTCGGCCGTGCTCGCGTCGTGCAGTCCGCGCCCGCTGCACAGCGTCACTCCGTCGGGCAGCACGCCCAGAACATGCTCGTATCCGGCGGTGAGCAGCTGGACCACGCGCAGCCGCGGCATCCGCTCGATCAGGTCGACGCGCTGGGTGCGCCCGTAGGGCACGACGTAGAAGACGACGTCGGACAGGTCGCCGGAGGGCTCGCCGCCACCGTCGTACACACTGCCGCGGACTCCCTCCGGCAGGTTGCGCAGGTTCTCCTCCCACGGCACCAGCACACGATCGGCCATGCTCTTCCCATCCCCTCATGCCAGGCTGTCGCGCCCCACCCTAGATCGCGGCGCACGGCACCCGACCACCGCGAGCCCGCCGCACGTGGCCGTCCGCCGCCCAACCCCGACCGCGCCGGAATTCGGACATCCGGAAACGCCGGTCCGGTCGCGCGCCGCCGATTACAGTAAGCGGCATTTCCACCCACGCCGACCCCCAGGGAGCGGTGGCATGATCCCCGATTCCGGTTCACCCCGGTCCGACCCTCCTGATCTGCCCGTGAACTCGTGGGCCATTCTGGGACTGCTCTCCTTCGGCCACGGGCTGTCCGGTTACCAGCTGCGCCAGTGGGCCGGAAACATCCTCGGATACTTCCACAGCGTCCCGGCGATGAGCCAGATCTACACCGAGCTCAAGCGCCTGGAGGCGCACGGGTTCGTGCGCCCAGTCGGCACCGACGTCGGTGCCGACCACCGGTCGCGCCGCAGGTACGTGATCACCCCCATCGGGCGCTCCGCGCTCTCCGGCTGGATCCGCGCCTCCCCGGTCGAACCCGCCACGTGCCGCAACGGGGCTCTGCTGCGGGTCTGGCTCGGTGAGCACAGCGATCCGGCGCGGCTCCGCGAGATCATGCGGGAGCACCGCGACCGCAGCGAGGAGATGCGGACCTCAGCGTCCCGTTCGCGCGAGGATACCGAGACCCCCTACGTTCGCCACCGCTACGCCGACATCGTGATGCGCTGGGCCGAGCGCCGCTACGCGGCCGAGCGGGACATCGCCGACCAGATGCTCAGCGAACTCGACGCCCTCGACCACGACTGACACCCGCCCCTTCCCCCGTTGATCTCGGAGATAATGGGGTCTCAGAGGCGATTTTCACCCCAATATCTCCGAGATCAACGGGGAATCTAGGACACGGTGCGCACCAGCTCGTAGCAGGCGATCGCCGCCGCGGCGGTGACGTTGAAGGAGTCGACGTCGCGCCCGGCCATCGGGATGCGCACGCCGACGTCGGCCTCGTCGAGCCAGTGCGAGGACAGCCCGTCCCCCTCGGTGCCCAGCAGCAGGGCGATCCGCCGGTCCCGCCCGGCGCGGTCGAGCGCCTCGGCCAGCGGCAGCGATCCCGCGCCGGGGGTCAGTGCCAGCAGCCCGAAGCCCCGTTCGCGCACCGGCTGAAGTCCGTCGTACCAGTCGTCCAGCCGGGTGTAGGGCTGGGTGAACACCGCCCCCATCGACACCTTGACCGAGCGCCGGTAAAGGGGGTCCGCGCAGCGGGGGGCCAGCAGGATGGCGTCGATGCCCAGCCCGGCGGCGCTGCGGAAGATGGCGCCGACGTTGGTGTGGTCGACGATGTCCTCCAGCACGACGACCCGGCGGGCGCCGCGCAGGACGTCGTCGACGGCGGGCAGCGGACGGCGGCGGAAGGACGCCAGGGCACCGCGGTGCAGGTCGAACCCGACCAGTGACGCGGCGACGTCCTCGGTGACGATGTAGAGCGGGGCGTCGACGGAGTCCAGCACGTCGTCGAGGGCGTGCCGGCGGCGGTCGGTGAGCAGCATCGACCGGGGTTCGAACCCGGCGCGCAGCGCCCGCCGGATGACCTTCTCTCCCTCGGCCATGAACAGGCCGTGCTCGGCCTCCAGGCTCTTGCGCAGGTTGACGTCGCGCAGCCGGACGTAGTCGGCCAGGCGTTCGTCCGACGGGTCGGGAACCTCGATGACGCTCATGACCCCCAGTATCGGCCCGCCCGGAGGTGGTCGGGGTCGCGCGAGGCTGCTAGCCCAGCGGCTCGGTGAGCGGGCGCAGCCGCTCCCAGCGGGCCTCTTCGCAGGAGTTGGTGCGCTTGACGGTGGTCTCGATCTCCACGCCGTCCCAGACGCCGGTGATGGTGGCCTCCTGCGGGCCGTACTCCTTGTCCCGGCACACCGCGTCGTCGGCGACCTCGACGAACGGGTTGCTCTCGCTGTCCTCGCCGTCGGGGTCGACCGTCAGCTCGGCGACCTTCGCGCAGGCGGCGGGGTCGGTCGCGGTGTTGCCCTCGCAGGTGAGGTTCTGCACGTAGGCCTGGGTGCGGTCGGTGACGTGGACCTGGAGCCGGCCCACGGGGCCCGCGGGGATGTCGGTGAGCTCGCTCACGGCGCTGACCTCGGACTCCACCGCGGTCGCCGGCACCACGGGCACCAGGGAGGTGCCCACGACGAGGAGGTAGCCGAGCGCTCCGGCGCAGCACAGCGACGCCAGGAGTGCGGTGCCCGTCGTCCGGGGGGATCGACGGTGGGGGTTCAGCTTGGACATGGCCGCCACTCTATGCAGTCGTACCGATGATTCGGGCCGTATCGGCGCAACATCCCAAATGCCCCTTACCTGCGCGCCACCCCCCGAGCACCGGCCACCACGGGATGCCGCAGCTGCGGCGGCCCCCGGCGTGATCCGGAGCACTCGAACGCGCGGTTCCGGCGTGCGCCGAACCCGCATCCTAGCCATGCCTCAGCCGCCAGGTCACCTCCCGTCCTCAGTTCGATCACGTTCGCGCTCGACTCTTTCCACCCGCGTTACCAGGCAGTAATGTCACGCTCACGCACGTGCCGCGCCTACTCGGAGTTGATGTGCCCACTGGACGACATCGCATGGCCCCTGGACCCGGCGGCCCGCCGCCCGATGAGAAGCGCGGGGTACTGCGCTCCCCGCTCGGGATCATCGCGGTGGCGGCCGGGATCGTCGTCCTGCTCGGCATCGCCGTTCCCGTCGGACTGCGCTACCTCGGCTGCGGGGAGACCCGCTATCTGCGGGTGGCCACCACGCTGAGCATGACGCCGGTGCTGCAGGAGGCCGCCGACGAGTTCAACGACGGCGACCCGACCTACTCCGGGGTCTGCGTGTTCGCCCAGGCCAAGGAGATGGCGCCGCACCGCATCACGACGGAGCTGTCCGGGGGCGGCACCGGCCGTTCCACGCTCACGCCCGACGTGTGGATCCCGGAGTCCTCGGCCTGGGTGGAGCTGACCCGCGTCTCGGAGTCCGGGGCGCGCGCCATCGAGACCACGCCCCGCCCGCTGGCCACCTCCCCGGTCGTTCTCACGGCGCCCGAGGACGCCAAGGGCGTGCCCGACCCGGAGCGCGTGAGCTGGAAGGAGATCCTGCCCGGCGAGCGCTCACCCGATCGGCCGATGGTGATGGTCGACCCCAACCGCGGCGTCGACGGGATGACGGCGATGTACGCGGTGCGCCAGATCCTCGGACGGGGCGACAAGGCGGACACCGCGATGACCGACTTCGTGCACGACGTGCAGCGGGACACGGCGTTCGGCGAGATCGACCTGACCGGGGTTTACCCCAGCGCACTGGGGGTGGACCCGCTGACGGTCGTCCCCGAACAGGCGGTGGTCCGGTACAACGACCGGACCTCCAACACCCCGCTCCAGGCGCTCTACCCCACCGAGGGAACGGTCGAGCTGGACTACCCCTACGTGTCCATCGGGGACGACCCGGTGATGCGGGCGGCCGCCGACGACCTCTACGACCTCCTGATGGGTGACACCTACCAGGACCGGCTGCGCGACCTGGGGTTTCGCGACCCGGACGGCACGGCCTCCGGCGACCTGGGCGACCGCGAGGACATCATCGCCGAGCCGCCCGCAACGCACGACGACCTCACCGGGGACGCGCTGCTGGGCGCCCTGGAGGACTGGAACCGGCTGTCCATGGCCACCCGCGCGCTGGTGCTGGCCGACGTGTCGAAGCACATGAGCTCCGACCTCAACGGCGGGCCGTCCCGCCTGCAGGTCACCAAGGACGCCGCACAGCTGGGCCTGACGCTCTTCCCCGACCGGGCCGACATGGGCCTGTGGCTGCTCTCCAGCGGGTTCGGTTCCTCGGGCCGCGACGAGGTCCGGGGCATCGCCGAACTCGGCGGGTCCGACCGCGAGGACGCGAGCGCGACCCGGCGCGAGGCGCTGAGCGGGATCGCCGAGGACATCTCGGTCGAGGGCGGGGAGCCGCAGCTGTACGACAACATCCTGGCGGCCTATGAGGAGGTGGAGGACGCCTATGACGAGGAGAAGATCAACACGGTCATCCTCCTGACCGCCGGGCAGGACGGCGGGTCCAGCGAGATCTCGCAGCAGGAACTGGTGGCCGAGCTGCAGGACCGGTTCGACCCGGACCGGCCGGTGACCATGTTCATCATCGCGGTCGGCGACCAGCCCGACGAGAGCGGGCTCCGCGAGGTCGCCGCCGCGACCAGCGGTTCCCTGTTCGTCACCGACGACCCCGACGAGATCGGCGAGATCTTCCTGAGCTCGGTGTCGCGGCGCCTGTGCGTGCCCAACTGCGACGAGTAAGCCCTTTCCTACGCACCACCGAATTAGGTCACGATGAAGTAACGGTATCCACGTCCGAAACCCCAGAAGCACCCCCGTGATCGGGTGGAAGCGCAGGTCACGACCGCACGGCTGACCGGGCCTTCAGGGGCGTTGCCAAGATCACCCGACGGTCGGAAACGCCCGGAGTTCCCCACCGCTCCCGCCTTCTCCCTCGATGCGGTCTTCAGTACCGTTCCGATCCACACCCCCATTCGCATCACACCCCCCGTGAGGAAACCTTGGGACGCCATCGCGAGAACTACGCAGGTGACGAGGGCCGCCCGGCCCGCAGAGAGCAGAGCCGCACCCGGCGCCGTCGGGGACGCGGCGGCGCCTTCGTCGCTCTCGCGGCGGCCTTCGCGATCATCCTCGGCCTAGGGATCACCGGCTGGTACACGGTGAACAACCAGGACGGCTGCGGCGGCAAGGACATCCCGCTGAGCGTCGTCGCCAGCCCGGAGCTGGCCCCGGCCCTCGACCGTGTCACCTCGGAGTTCAACGACGCCAAGCACGGCGTGGACGGCCGCTGCGTCCGCGTCGAGGTGCGGGGCGAGGACTCCGCCAACGTCGCCTACGGCATCACCGGCGCCGGGCCGACCCTGGGCGAC contains:
- a CDS encoding TrmH family RNA methyltransferase; the encoded protein is MSVIEVPDPSDERLADYVRLRDVNLRKSLEAEHGLFMAEGEKVIRRALRAGFEPRSMLLTDRRRHALDDVLDSVDAPLYIVTEDVAASLVGFDLHRGALASFRRRPLPAVDDVLRGARRVVVLEDIVDHTNVGAIFRSAAGLGIDAILLAPRCADPLYRRSVKVSMGAVFTQPYTRLDDWYDGLQPVRERGFGLLALTPGAGSLPLAEALDRAGRDRRIALLLGTEGDGLSSHWLDEADVGVRIPMAGRDVDSFNVTAAAAIACYELVRTVS
- a CDS encoding PadR family transcriptional regulator, whose product is MIPDSGSPRSDPPDLPVNSWAILGLLSFGHGLSGYQLRQWAGNILGYFHSVPAMSQIYTELKRLEAHGFVRPVGTDVGADHRSRRRYVITPIGRSALSGWIRASPVEPATCRNGALLRVWLGEHSDPARLREIMREHRDRSEEMRTSASRSREDTETPYVRHRYADIVMRWAERRYAAERDIADQMLSELDALDHD
- a CDS encoding substrate-binding domain-containing protein → MAPGPGGPPPDEKRGVLRSPLGIIAVAAGIVVLLGIAVPVGLRYLGCGETRYLRVATTLSMTPVLQEAADEFNDGDPTYSGVCVFAQAKEMAPHRITTELSGGGTGRSTLTPDVWIPESSAWVELTRVSESGARAIETTPRPLATSPVVLTAPEDAKGVPDPERVSWKEILPGERSPDRPMVMVDPNRGVDGMTAMYAVRQILGRGDKADTAMTDFVHDVQRDTAFGEIDLTGVYPSALGVDPLTVVPEQAVVRYNDRTSNTPLQALYPTEGTVELDYPYVSIGDDPVMRAAADDLYDLLMGDTYQDRLRDLGFRDPDGTASGDLGDREDIIAEPPATHDDLTGDALLGALEDWNRLSMATRALVLADVSKHMSSDLNGGPSRLQVTKDAAQLGLTLFPDRADMGLWLLSSGFGSSGRDEVRGIAELGGSDREDASATRREALSGIAEDISVEGGEPQLYDNILAAYEEVEDAYDEEKINTVILLTAGQDGGSSEISQQELVAELQDRFDPDRPVTMFIIAVGDQPDESGLREVAAATSGSLFVTDDPDEIGEIFLSSVSRRLCVPNCDE
- a CDS encoding 2-hydroxyacid dehydrogenase, whose product is MADRVLVPWEENLRNLPEGVRGSVYDGGGEPSGDLSDVVFYVVPYGRTQRVDLIERMPRLRVVQLLTAGYEHVLGVLPDGVTLCSGRGLHDASTAEHALALMLAAQRELPRWSIDQEAHTWYPHYTRSLAGSRVLIIGYGSIGAAVEERLRPNECEVIRVARTARPERDVYGVADLHRLLPQADIVVLVAPHTPETEGIIGATELALLADDALVVNVGRGPLIDTAALLAEKGRIRAALDVTDPEPLPAGHPLWDAPGVAITPHVAGGSATFYPRARSFVDAQVRRWAAGEPLRNVVPTRR